Proteins found in one Rhodothermales bacterium genomic segment:
- the purS gene encoding phosphoribosylformylglycinamidine synthase subunit PurS, with protein sequence MFKATVRITLRPSILDPQGKAIHHALHSLGYAAVGDVRAGKLIELQIDTEDRAEAERIAVEASQKLLANEVMEDFVVEVEPVAKAVA encoded by the coding sequence ATGTTTAAAGCCACCGTCCGCATCACACTCCGCCCTTCCATCCTCGACCCGCAAGGGAAGGCCATTCACCACGCCCTCCACAGCCTCGGCTACGCCGCCGTCGGTGACGTCCGCGCGGGCAAGCTCATCGAGCTTCAAATCGACACGGAGGATCGGGCCGAGGCCGAGCGCATCGCGGTCGAGGCGAGCCAGAAGCTGCTCGCGAACGAGGTGATGGAGGACTTCGTCGTCGAGGTCGAGCCCGTCGCGAAGGCCGTGGCGTGA
- a CDS encoding phasin family protein: MAEKKKVTIVTKKKKSSGAADASSPKPGAKAAPGTKKKASKKSGLLGLPSLPDLLDFPAGLADSAREVWMAGIGALSTVEEMGAELFDQLVKKGENWEQESRKMLTSATKQAGAAVEGARATAENLSQKPLAWSSAVEAQVERLVEESIEGVLHRMNVPTHDEVQDLIGRVSALSGKVDALSARLKLEKADRATAKPAAATKPADSVSATTFHVVPHDEGWAVEKEGASRATSVHSVKAEAVTAGRERAKAGASGRLIIHRQDGTIQDSFSYGE, from the coding sequence ATGGCCGAGAAGAAGAAAGTCACGATTGTCACGAAAAAGAAGAAGAGCAGCGGCGCCGCCGATGCGTCGAGCCCAAAGCCGGGGGCGAAGGCCGCGCCCGGCACGAAGAAGAAGGCCTCGAAGAAGTCCGGCCTCCTCGGGCTGCCGAGCCTGCCCGACCTGCTGGACTTCCCCGCCGGCCTCGCCGACAGCGCGCGCGAGGTGTGGATGGCGGGCATCGGCGCGCTCTCGACCGTCGAGGAGATGGGGGCTGAACTGTTCGACCAACTCGTCAAGAAAGGGGAGAATTGGGAACAGGAGAGCCGCAAAATGCTGACGTCGGCGACGAAGCAGGCGGGGGCCGCCGTCGAAGGCGCGCGCGCTACGGCCGAGAATCTGAGCCAGAAGCCCCTCGCGTGGAGCAGCGCCGTCGAAGCCCAAGTCGAACGCCTCGTCGAAGAGTCGATCGAGGGCGTGCTGCACCGGATGAACGTGCCGACGCACGACGAGGTGCAGGACCTGATCGGCCGCGTGAGTGCGCTCTCAGGAAAGGTGGACGCGCTCTCGGCCCGGCTCAAGCTCGAGAAAGCCGACCGGGCGACGGCGAAGCCTGCCGCTGCGACGAAGCCCGCCGATTCCGTGAGTGCGACGACGTTCCACGTCGTCCCGCATGACGAGGGCTGGGCGGTGGAGAAGGAAGGCGCGAGCCGTGCGACGAGCGTCCACAGCGTCAAAGCCGAAGCCGTGACGGCAGGCCGCGAGCGGGCGAAGGCCGGGGCATCGGGACGCCTCATCATTCACCGTCAGGACGGCACGATCCAGGATTCGTTCAGCTACGGCGAGTAG
- a CDS encoding phosphatidylserine decarboxylase family protein, which produces MALAREGFLIIAAVLALAALCVAAGLWVGGIVGGVLIAIGGVSLGFTLWFFRDPKRFPPEGASTLILSPADGKVIEIVEEEEPLYLREKARRLSIFLSPLNVHVNRVPIDGVVEYENYYAGEYLVAWHPKASTLNERSEVGMRHPSGVPVLFKQIAGAVARRIVCYAKVGEEYEAGDRYGIVKFGSRMDVIAPLDVAFSAQIGDRVAGGETVIGTIPAHRLVPASPSTPDSQR; this is translated from the coding sequence ATGGCGCTCGCTCGCGAAGGCTTCCTCATCATCGCCGCCGTCCTGGCGCTCGCGGCGCTCTGCGTGGCGGCGGGCCTGTGGGTCGGCGGCATCGTCGGCGGTGTGCTCATCGCCATCGGAGGCGTCTCGCTCGGCTTTACGCTGTGGTTCTTCCGCGATCCGAAGCGGTTTCCGCCTGAGGGGGCGAGCACGCTGATCCTCTCGCCCGCCGACGGGAAGGTGATCGAGATCGTCGAGGAAGAGGAGCCGCTCTACCTCCGCGAGAAAGCGCGCCGGCTCTCCATCTTCCTCTCACCCCTCAACGTCCACGTCAACCGGGTCCCGATCGACGGCGTCGTCGAGTACGAGAACTACTATGCGGGCGAGTACCTCGTGGCGTGGCACCCGAAGGCGAGCACGCTCAACGAGCGCTCCGAGGTCGGCATGCGGCACCCGAGCGGCGTGCCCGTTCTCTTCAAGCAGATCGCGGGCGCGGTCGCGCGGCGGATCGTCTGCTACGCCAAAGTCGGCGAGGAGTACGAGGCCGGTGACCGCTACGGGATCGTGAAGTTCGGCTCGCGGATGGACGTGATCGCGCCGCTCGACGTCGCGTTCTCTGCCCAGATCGGCGACCGGGTGGCGGGGGGCGAGACCGTGATCGGCACGATCCCGGCGCACCGTCTCGTACCCGCATCGCCGTCCACCCCTGACTCCCAACGCTGA
- a CDS encoding wax ester/triacylglycerol synthase family O-acyltransferase, with protein MAKKQQLGAADVAWLRMETPVNPMTITGLLGFSQPMTLEELKLLLEERLLIFDRFRQRVVHRDGTATWEEDPHFDIDAHVHRVGLAEPHKKTSLEELVSDLMGSPLDFSKPPWQFHLVEDYDGGSALVGRLHHCIGDGIALIHVLISLADEVFDPTRATPSYGRDPSNRSLMSRLVRPVGKAVSQVGRAAGSIVTGSLDLVQHPGKALEWAKQGMSAGAAASKIALMSSDSPTRFKAPAGVVKRAAWSQPIPLDHVKAIGHGSGAKVNDVLLAAVAGGLRRYLDDHNEPTAGVEVRAAIPVNLRPFERAFDLGNVFGLAFLSLPVGIVDARARLLEVKRRMDMLKSSAEPGVAFGILQAIGAGPEFLHEQVVDILSSKVSAVMTNVPGPRERLHFLGNPISRLMFWVPRAGDIGLGVSIISYADEVLLGIATDARMAPDPNAIVAGVHAELEALGDEFGG; from the coding sequence ATGGCGAAGAAGCAACAGCTCGGCGCGGCCGACGTAGCCTGGCTCCGCATGGAGACCCCCGTCAACCCGATGACGATCACGGGCCTACTCGGATTCAGCCAGCCGATGACGCTGGAGGAACTCAAGCTGCTCCTCGAAGAGCGCCTGCTGATCTTCGACCGGTTCCGGCAGCGCGTCGTGCACCGGGACGGGACGGCCACGTGGGAGGAGGACCCCCACTTCGACATCGACGCGCACGTCCACCGCGTCGGCCTCGCCGAGCCGCATAAGAAGACCTCTCTCGAAGAGCTCGTCAGCGACCTGATGGGGAGCCCGCTCGACTTCTCGAAGCCGCCGTGGCAGTTCCACCTCGTCGAGGACTACGATGGCGGCAGTGCCCTCGTGGGCCGCTTGCACCACTGCATCGGCGACGGCATCGCGCTGATCCACGTCCTCATCTCCCTCGCCGATGAGGTGTTCGACCCGACGCGCGCGACGCCGAGCTACGGCCGCGACCCCTCCAATCGCAGCCTTATGAGTCGCCTCGTCCGGCCCGTCGGGAAGGCCGTCAGCCAGGTGGGCCGGGCCGCGGGCTCCATCGTGACCGGGAGCCTCGACCTCGTGCAGCACCCCGGCAAAGCCCTCGAATGGGCGAAGCAGGGGATGAGCGCCGGGGCCGCCGCCAGCAAGATCGCGCTCATGTCGAGCGACTCCCCGACGCGCTTCAAGGCCCCCGCCGGGGTCGTGAAGCGCGCCGCGTGGTCCCAGCCGATCCCGCTCGACCACGTCAAAGCCATCGGCCACGGCAGTGGGGCGAAGGTGAACGACGTGCTCCTCGCCGCCGTCGCCGGCGGCCTCCGGCGCTACCTCGACGACCACAACGAGCCGACGGCGGGCGTGGAGGTACGTGCCGCCATCCCGGTAAACCTCCGCCCCTTCGAGCGGGCCTTCGACCTCGGGAACGTGTTCGGCCTCGCCTTCCTCTCCCTCCCCGTCGGCATCGTCGATGCCCGCGCGCGGCTGCTCGAAGTAAAGCGCCGAATGGACATGCTCAAGAGCTCGGCCGAGCCCGGCGTGGCGTTCGGCATCCTGCAGGCCATCGGTGCGGGACCGGAGTTCCTCCACGAGCAGGTCGTCGACATCCTCAGTTCGAAGGTGTCGGCGGTGATGACGAACGTGCCAGGTCCGCGCGAGCGGCTCCACTTCCTCGGCAACCCGATCAGCCGCCTCATGTTCTGGGTCCCGCGCGCCGGTGACATCGGCCTCGGCGTCAGCATCATCAGCTACGCCGACGAGGTGCTCCTCGGCATCGCGACGGACGCCCGCATGGCGCCCGACCCGAACGCGATCGTGGCGGGCGTCCACGCGGAGCTTGAAGCGCTCGGGGACGAGTTCGGCGGCTGA
- a CDS encoding NEW3 domain-containing protein: protein MQGVPRHSALLLPLACRIGLVALLVGVSPPARADGDTERPVRIEPVGAGAAEASPGEIISAAFLLTNPSPERRAVRMNVELPAGWSLLFQAPVTALKPNERVTRLLSFRVPSQTAPGRYEVRLRVTSDEEAFQPGEGAMTVHVRATRAVEITALGAPSVMPAGGAYDTRFFVTNGGNTRVHLRLEARAQGDALEMDEPSIVLDAGASQIVTVRAEIPSEGRSRRHRVHLVAFVGDEEVAEVGVSTEVMPSGRRPESGGGYPVEATLLLGGERGGIGPQLQIVSGLPKDPELARVDFLLRTPSAQPSSSYVMRDEYRVRYASERLGLRFGDNVYALSALTESGRYGFGGGAEYRTPSRTVGAYYQQSRLPGVDEAQAGLHVEQAVAEGSHVGLNLLSAGGFRGGDVASVEGRYVPYVNAEVEAEVGVSTGRGRAVALRFGGGDPRFRYETRFVRSTPEYVGTLRGTALHSVAASGQPLGWLQVEGAWRDQRRQYRAFDGAASSERGEAYGQLGARLLGRLFDRHTSLFVSAHRRKLDVRSPSQRTEQMERGLQVRAGFDPHRLLTLRGGFEAGQTRLSEQHEARPYYRLSAQTRVNVEAYVASLGVEHVRGVEIYTAREQRRWQLSTHIGARVGRTRIGSEVYFNLDQSRGDSRFVVAQFRADHEFEIGHRLSIYSRFSEAGSRSGIVPQYAFSYTVPLGLPIGRASRRAPIVGEVFDAATRAPVEGALLYLGDAVAVTDARGAFELPAPEPGTHYLRVDPASIRFDRTTVHEMPMAIDVGEEGGGIPLLIPVVESGSIEGQVVARTPERAASDSVSEVQLANMVLEASDGNGRYRTITDREGRFLFTDLRPGPWRVRVVHAQLPERHYVEREEVEVLVVSGRRSTAVFEVRERQRTIDVIRSGVLRAN from the coding sequence ATGCAGGGAGTCCCCCGCCATAGCGCCCTGCTCCTCCCGCTAGCTTGCCGAATCGGTCTCGTCGCCCTGCTCGTGGGAGTCAGCCCGCCCGCCCGAGCGGACGGCGACACCGAGCGTCCGGTCCGCATCGAGCCGGTGGGCGCGGGCGCGGCCGAGGCGTCGCCGGGGGAGATCATATCGGCGGCGTTCCTGCTGACGAACCCCTCGCCCGAGCGACGCGCGGTGCGGATGAACGTGGAGTTGCCGGCGGGCTGGTCGCTGCTGTTCCAGGCCCCGGTGACGGCGCTGAAGCCGAACGAGCGGGTGACCCGGTTGCTGAGCTTCCGCGTGCCGAGCCAAACGGCACCGGGGCGCTACGAGGTCCGCCTGCGGGTGACGTCGGATGAGGAGGCCTTTCAACCGGGCGAGGGGGCGATGACGGTCCACGTGCGAGCGACGCGCGCCGTCGAGATCACGGCGCTCGGCGCTCCATCGGTCATGCCGGCCGGCGGAGCCTACGACACGCGATTCTTCGTGACGAACGGGGGCAACACGCGGGTGCACCTCCGGCTGGAAGCGCGGGCGCAGGGGGACGCCCTCGAGATGGACGAGCCCTCGATCGTACTCGACGCAGGCGCCTCGCAGATCGTGACCGTGCGCGCCGAGATCCCGAGCGAGGGACGCAGCCGACGGCACCGTGTCCACCTCGTCGCCTTCGTCGGGGACGAAGAGGTGGCCGAGGTCGGGGTGAGCACCGAGGTCATGCCGTCGGGACGGAGGCCGGAAAGCGGCGGCGGGTATCCCGTCGAAGCGACCCTGCTGCTGGGGGGGGAGCGCGGCGGGATCGGCCCGCAGCTCCAGATCGTGTCGGGGCTGCCGAAGGACCCAGAACTGGCCCGCGTCGACTTCCTGCTCCGCACGCCGAGCGCGCAGCCGTCGTCGTCCTACGTCATGCGCGACGAGTACCGGGTTCGGTACGCGAGCGAACGCCTCGGCCTCCGCTTCGGCGACAACGTCTACGCCCTCTCGGCACTGACGGAGTCGGGGCGCTACGGCTTCGGCGGCGGGGCTGAGTACCGGACGCCGAGCCGAACAGTCGGCGCGTACTACCAGCAGAGCCGGTTACCGGGTGTCGACGAAGCACAGGCGGGGCTGCACGTCGAGCAGGCCGTGGCCGAGGGGAGCCACGTCGGGCTCAACCTGCTGAGCGCTGGGGGCTTTCGCGGTGGCGACGTGGCCTCAGTGGAGGGCCGGTACGTGCCGTACGTCAATGCGGAGGTGGAGGCGGAGGTCGGCGTGAGCACGGGTCGGGGGCGGGCCGTCGCGCTTCGGTTCGGCGGCGGCGATCCGCGCTTCCGCTACGAGACGCGCTTCGTCCGCTCCACGCCGGAATACGTCGGCACGCTTCGCGGGACGGCGCTGCACTCCGTCGCCGCGTCGGGGCAGCCGCTCGGCTGGCTCCAGGTCGAGGGGGCGTGGCGCGACCAGCGCCGGCAGTATCGCGCGTTCGACGGCGCGGCGTCGTCTGAGCGCGGCGAGGCCTACGGCCAACTCGGCGCTCGGCTCCTCGGTCGGCTCTTCGACCGGCATACGTCCCTGTTCGTCTCGGCGCACCGACGGAAGCTCGATGTCCGCTCGCCCAGCCAGCGCACCGAGCAGATGGAGCGCGGCCTCCAGGTCCGCGCGGGCTTCGACCCGCACCGCCTCCTCACCCTGCGCGGCGGGTTCGAAGCGGGGCAGACCCGGCTCAGCGAGCAGCATGAGGCGAGGCCGTACTACCGGCTCAGCGCACAGACGCGCGTGAACGTCGAGGCATACGTCGCCAGCCTCGGCGTGGAGCACGTGCGCGGGGTGGAGATTTACACGGCGCGCGAGCAGCGGCGGTGGCAGCTGTCGACCCACATCGGCGCGCGCGTCGGCCGGACCCGCATCGGATCGGAGGTGTATTTCAACCTCGACCAGAGCCGGGGGGACTCCCGGTTCGTCGTGGCGCAGTTCCGGGCCGATCACGAGTTCGAGATCGGGCACAGGCTATCGATCTACAGCCGGTTTAGCGAAGCGGGGTCGAGGAGCGGAATCGTGCCGCAGTACGCGTTCAGCTACACCGTCCCTCTCGGCCTGCCCATAGGACGGGCCTCTCGACGGGCGCCCATCGTCGGGGAAGTGTTTGATGCGGCGACGAGAGCGCCGGTGGAGGGGGCGCTCCTCTACCTCGGCGACGCCGTGGCCGTGACCGACGCGCGCGGCGCCTTCGAACTCCCCGCGCCGGAGCCCGGCACCCACTACCTCCGCGTCGATCCTGCCAGCATCCGGTTCGACCGCACGACGGTACATGAGATGCCGATGGCGATCGACGTAGGGGAGGAGGGAGGCGGGATTCCGCTGCTGATCCCCGTCGTCGAGAGCGGCTCGATCGAGGGGCAGGTCGTGGCGCGGACGCCGGAGCGCGCGGCCTCCGACAGCGTGTCCGAGGTGCAGCTCGCGAACATGGTGCTCGAAGCATCCGACGGGAACGGCCGCTACCGGACGATCACGGACCGCGAGGGACGGTTCCTCTTCACGGATCTCCGGCCTGGCCCGTGGCGCGTCCGCGTCGTCCACGCCCAACTCCCCGAGCGGCATTATGTAGAGCGGGAGGAGGTGGAAGTCCTCGTGGTTTCGGGACGACGGTCGACGGCCGTGTTCGAGGTACGGGAGCGGCAGCGCACGATCGATGTGATCCGCTCCGGCGTGCTCCGCGCGAACTGA
- the pssA gene encoding CDP-diacylglycerol--serine O-phosphatidyltransferase: MATPPPAGSSKRLRRRRDRVRRPRISRVAVPSFFTLMNLLSGFFAIISTAEGEFEKAAWLIVAAGLFDALDGMMARIANAVSMFGVELDSLADVVSFGVAPAFLLYEFGLDRLGLFGVVIASLPALCGAVRLARFNVEFEGEKKDYFSGLPIPVQATFVVAFILVFNDGRWFEGFEWGRASILIPMVVVLSVLMVSTVPFDALPTPTPRYLRSHPKKALALLIAIVLVVALQEVGIFITLAAYLAYGIGRALRWAFRTAYEEDDDEDASHPASIEA, encoded by the coding sequence ATGGCTACGCCGCCCCCTGCCGGTTCGAGTAAGCGACTGCGTCGCCGCCGCGACCGCGTGCGCCGCCCGCGCATCTCGCGCGTGGCCGTCCCGTCGTTCTTCACGCTGATGAACCTGCTCAGCGGGTTCTTCGCCATCATCAGCACGGCCGAAGGCGAGTTCGAGAAGGCGGCGTGGCTCATCGTCGCTGCCGGGCTCTTCGACGCGCTCGACGGGATGATGGCGCGGATCGCGAACGCCGTCAGCATGTTCGGCGTCGAACTCGACTCGCTCGCCGACGTGGTCTCGTTCGGCGTGGCGCCGGCGTTCCTGCTCTACGAGTTCGGGCTCGACCGGCTCGGCCTCTTCGGCGTCGTCATCGCCTCGCTCCCCGCGCTGTGCGGGGCCGTGCGGCTCGCCCGGTTCAACGTCGAGTTCGAGGGCGAGAAGAAGGATTACTTCTCCGGCCTCCCGATCCCGGTGCAGGCCACGTTCGTCGTCGCGTTCATCCTCGTTTTCAACGACGGCCGGTGGTTCGAGGGCTTCGAGTGGGGCCGCGCCTCCATCCTCATCCCGATGGTCGTCGTGCTCTCCGTGTTGATGGTCTCGACGGTCCCCTTCGACGCGCTCCCGACGCCGACGCCGCGCTACCTCCGGTCGCATCCGAAGAAGGCCCTCGCGCTCCTCATCGCGATCGTGCTCGTGGTGGCGCTCCAGGAAGTGGGCATCTTCATCACCCTCGCGGCGTACCTCGCCTACGGCATCGGCCGCGCGCTACGCTGGGCCTTCCGAACTGCTTACGAGGAAGACGACGACGAAGACGCATCGCACCCCGCCTCCATCGAAGCCTGA
- a CDS encoding ATP-dependent Clp protease adaptor ClpS, with protein MPIAGPAAPPRSVPTPAAPDVAVEELEETEERITTPWRVILYNDEIHSFDEVIFQLIKATGCSVAQAEGHAWTVHTKGKDRVYEGEFEDCFRVQGILREIQLVTEIEG; from the coding sequence ATGCCTATCGCCGGCCCCGCCGCGCCGCCTCGCTCCGTGCCGACCCCGGCGGCGCCGGACGTGGCGGTGGAGGAACTCGAAGAGACGGAGGAGCGCATCACGACGCCGTGGCGCGTGATCCTCTACAACGACGAGATCCACTCGTTCGACGAGGTCATCTTCCAACTCATCAAGGCCACAGGCTGCTCTGTCGCACAGGCGGAGGGGCACGCGTGGACGGTCCACACGAAGGGGAAGGACCGCGTCTACGAGGGCGAGTTCGAGGACTGCTTCCGCGTGCAGGGCATCCTCCGCGAGATCCAGCTCGTCACCGAGATCGAGGGGTAG
- a CDS encoding energy transducer TonB — translation MLYLMARYLLLLFVVLPLAGCVSLTGRPPDFAPYSVYVEALVAEQPEAFAPFVREAMAGTVIVGDAPAPPGAQYIARLRSHPAGTHLRIERRLNEPGFYDGTQLSELYLKAVRAWEGDDRFPEPHRARYIPQASAPTCITDTTATGLAPPPDPPELEDEEETFIVVEQPPALVGGLRALQKRIRYPELARRKGIEGIVMTTFVVDEQGNVPCIDIVNGLPYGINEEVLAAVQDLEFRPGTQRGEPVKVRFSLPVKFRLR, via the coding sequence ATGCTCTACCTCATGGCGCGCTATCTCCTCCTCTTGTTCGTCGTACTACCGCTGGCGGGGTGCGTTTCTCTCACTGGCCGCCCGCCGGACTTTGCGCCTTACTCGGTCTACGTCGAGGCCCTCGTGGCCGAACAACCAGAAGCGTTCGCCCCGTTCGTCCGTGAGGCAATGGCAGGCACCGTCATCGTAGGCGATGCACCCGCACCGCCGGGGGCGCAGTACATCGCCCGACTCCGCTCGCATCCGGCGGGGACGCACCTCCGCATCGAGCGGCGGTTGAATGAGCCGGGGTTTTACGACGGGACCCAGCTCTCGGAACTCTACCTCAAAGCTGTTCGCGCGTGGGAGGGGGACGACCGCTTCCCCGAGCCCCACCGGGCACGCTACATCCCACAGGCGAGCGCGCCGACGTGCATCACTGATACGACGGCGACCGGCCTCGCTCCACCACCCGATCCTCCAGAGCTCGAAGACGAGGAGGAGACGTTCATCGTCGTGGAGCAGCCCCCGGCGCTTGTGGGCGGCCTACGCGCACTGCAGAAACGTATTCGTTATCCCGAGCTTGCGCGGCGGAAAGGCATCGAAGGGATCGTGATGACCACATTCGTCGTCGACGAGCAGGGGAATGTGCCCTGCATCGACATCGTGAACGGCTTGCCTTACGGGATCAACGAAGAGGTACTTGCGGCCGTGCAGGACTTGGAGTTCCGGCCTGGTACGCAGCGGGGGGAACCGGTGAAGGTGCGGTTTTCCCTCCCGGTGAAGTTCCGCCTCCGCTAG
- a CDS encoding DUF5916 domain-containing protein: MPFSLLLAALVAASLPTPAPSTDTEPRTLTAAPTTGALTIDGRLDEPAWDGADTATDFVQFEPNEGAPASFGTTVRVLYGPNALYVGAVMADPEPERIRRPLSRRDTDGGAALFVVGIDGYLDQKSAYRFAVTAAGVQIDAVQTETSSDDSWDAVWDSAVRVTPEGWVAELAIPYSMLRFSQASEQTWGIQFQRTIPRRSEEVFWQPVTRGEEGTGFIAGRLEGLRGIAPRRTLQLRPYTLSRARTFERADRPGTGDATLGADLGADLKVGLASNLILDATINPDFGQVDADPAELNLSTFETFFSERRPFFLEGTAIFDYTIDSGRDGRLLYTRRIGAADPIIGAAKLTGRTSGGLSGGGLAALTGDAFSPARFFGVARAKQEFGARSAVGLGLTYTDELGSDQALRGARALLGGGDWDVRVGNGTYRWDGAATLSYRDAATSASTVPSETGFAVYTGLDKIRGNTTWGSGLRVYSDDFRANDLGRLRENDLVRLGVGGGTYLNGGEPLGPFRRVRLSLFGDQTWRYTDLTNRGFNASGSANAELKSFSEVEVGGQIGGLGGFDVRETRGLGLLRNRRSGGVYAGYATDSRRRFQLEQEAGLSWQEQGGLGWRAEIEVDWNASDRLDLSLNAEYASNDGFVAWAANESFLRTESGLGVGDVTGPPGEVRGFLPFGDATLNPLFDGIPTHGGVLGQYYLPVFGARDTRTLDLALRTSVTFRPNLSLQLYSQLFAARGRYRDFQLLAAPDDLRPLAAYPKRRDFAVESLLSNAVLRWEYRPGSTLFVVWSHTRLGEDNAVRFFDDGTASPFATPTFTQLGDAFRLYPENVFLVKLSYLLMR; the protein is encoded by the coding sequence ATGCCGTTTTCCCTGCTTCTCGCCGCCCTCGTCGCGGCCTCGCTGCCCACACCTGCTCCCTCCACCGATACGGAGCCGCGCACCCTCACCGCCGCGCCCACGACGGGCGCGCTCACCATCGACGGACGGCTCGACGAGCCGGCGTGGGACGGCGCGGACACGGCGACGGACTTCGTCCAGTTCGAGCCGAACGAGGGCGCGCCCGCCTCGTTCGGCACCACGGTCCGCGTGCTCTACGGCCCGAACGCGCTCTACGTCGGCGCGGTGATGGCGGACCCGGAGCCGGAGCGGATTCGCCGCCCGCTCAGCCGCCGCGACACCGACGGCGGCGCGGCCCTCTTCGTCGTCGGGATCGACGGCTACCTCGACCAGAAGTCGGCGTATCGCTTTGCCGTCACGGCGGCCGGCGTGCAGATCGACGCCGTCCAGACCGAGACGAGTTCGGACGACTCGTGGGACGCCGTGTGGGACTCGGCCGTCCGCGTCACGCCTGAGGGGTGGGTCGCCGAGCTCGCGATCCCGTACTCGATGCTCCGGTTCTCGCAGGCGTCGGAGCAAACGTGGGGCATCCAGTTCCAACGGACGATCCCGCGCCGGAGCGAAGAGGTGTTCTGGCAGCCCGTCACGCGCGGTGAGGAGGGCACGGGCTTTATCGCCGGCCGGCTCGAAGGGCTCCGCGGGATCGCCCCGCGCCGCACGCTCCAGCTCCGCCCCTACACCCTCTCGCGCGCCCGCACGTTCGAGCGCGCCGACCGGCCCGGCACCGGCGACGCCACGCTCGGCGCCGACCTCGGGGCTGACCTCAAAGTCGGCCTCGCCTCAAACCTCATCCTCGACGCCACCATCAACCCGGACTTCGGCCAGGTCGACGCCGACCCGGCCGAGCTCAACCTCTCGACGTTCGAGACGTTCTTCTCTGAGCGCCGCCCGTTCTTCCTCGAAGGCACCGCGATCTTCGATTACACGATCGACAGCGGGCGCGACGGACGCTTGCTCTACACCCGGCGGATCGGCGCGGCGGACCCGATCATCGGCGCGGCCAAGCTGACCGGCCGAACGTCGGGCGGCCTCTCCGGCGGCGGCCTCGCCGCGCTCACCGGCGACGCCTTCTCCCCCGCCCGGTTCTTCGGCGTCGCCCGCGCGAAGCAGGAATTCGGCGCGCGCTCCGCCGTCGGCCTCGGGCTGACGTACACGGACGAGCTCGGCTCCGACCAAGCCCTCCGTGGGGCGCGGGCGCTCCTCGGCGGGGGCGATTGGGACGTCCGCGTCGGCAACGGGACGTATCGGTGGGACGGCGCAGCCACCCTCAGCTACCGCGACGCGGCCACCTCGGCAAGCACGGTCCCGAGCGAGACCGGCTTCGCCGTCTACACCGGCCTCGACAAGATCCGCGGCAACACGACGTGGGGCTCCGGGCTCCGCGTCTACTCCGACGACTTCCGGGCGAACGACCTCGGCCGCCTCCGCGAGAACGACCTCGTCCGTCTCGGCGTCGGCGGCGGGACCTACCTCAACGGCGGCGAGCCGCTCGGGCCGTTCCGCCGCGTCCGGCTCAGCCTCTTCGGCGATCAGACGTGGCGCTACACCGACCTCACCAACCGCGGCTTCAATGCGTCCGGCTCCGCGAATGCCGAGCTAAAGTCGTTCAGCGAAGTCGAGGTGGGCGGGCAGATCGGCGGGCTCGGCGGGTTCGACGTGCGGGAGACGCGCGGGCTCGGGCTCCTCCGCAACCGGCGTTCGGGCGGCGTCTACGCGGGGTACGCGACCGACTCGCGCCGCCGCTTCCAGCTCGAGCAGGAGGCAGGCCTCTCGTGGCAGGAGCAGGGCGGGCTCGGGTGGCGGGCCGAGATTGAGGTGGACTGGAACGCGAGCGACCGGCTCGACCTCTCGCTCAACGCGGAGTACGCCTCGAACGACGGATTCGTCGCGTGGGCGGCGAACGAATCGTTCCTCCGCACCGAAAGCGGCCTCGGCGTCGGGGACGTCACCGGCCCGCCGGGCGAGGTCCGTGGCTTCCTTCCGTTCGGCGACGCGACGCTCAACCCGCTTTTCGACGGCATCCCGACGCACGGCGGGGTGCTCGGCCAATACTATCTGCCCGTCTTCGGCGCCCGCGACACGCGCACGCTCGACCTCGCCCTCCGCACGAGCGTCACGTTCCGGCCGAACCTCTCGCTCCAGCTCTACTCGCAGCTCTTCGCCGCGCGCGGCCGCTACCGCGACTTCCAGCTCCTCGCCGCCCCCGACGACCTCCGCCCGCTCGCCGCCTACCCCAAGCGCCGCGACTTCGCCGTCGAGTCGCTCCTCTCGAACGCCGTCCTCCGGTGGGAGTACCGGCCGGGATCGACCCTCTTCGTCGTGTGGAGCCACACCCGCCTTGGCGAGGACAACGCCGTCCGCTTCTTCGACGACGGCACTGCCTCTCCCTTCGCCACGCCAACATTCACGCAGCTCGGCGACGCGTTCCGGCTCTACCCGGAGAACGTGTTCCTCGTCAAGCTGAGCTACCTGCTGATGCGGTAG